The following nucleotide sequence is from Chloroflexota bacterium.
TCCAGCGCCGTCGTAGGCTCGTCGGCGATCAACATGTCCGGCTGACAGGAGAGGGCGATGGCGATCATCACGCGCTGCCGCTGGCCGCCGCTTAACTGATGGGGATAGCTGTCCACGCGCTCGGTCGGATTGGGGATCCCGACCTTGCGCAACATCTCGATGGCGATCTCACGCGCCTCCTGCTTGGAGACGTGTCGGTACGCCTGGATCGCCTCCGTCATCTGGCTGCCGACCTTGCGCACGGGCACGAGCCGATGCAGGGTGACCGCCTCGATGATGTGAGCGCCGGCGGTGTACACGGGGGTCAGGGAGCTCATGGGCTCCTGGAAGATCATGGCGATCTCCCCACCCCGGATCGATCGGATCTCCTGGCCATCCGGGTCCAGCTCAACCAGGTTGACCGTCTCCGTGATCTCAGAGCCATTGTCCTGAGAGCGGCGATAATACAGGATCTCCCCGCCCACGATCTTGCCCGGCCTGGGGACCATGTTCAGGATCGCCCGAGCGGTGACGGACTTGCCGCAGCCACTCTCGCCGATGACCCCCAGCGTCTGGCCCCGCTTGATATCGAAGGTGACCCCGTCCACCGCCTTGATGATGCCTTCCCGCACATCAAACTGAACCTTCAGGTCTCGTACCTCTACGAGCGGCTCACTCATCACCCAGTCCTCCTATCGGCTACCGTAGGGGTCTAGCGCATCCCGCAGCCCGTCACCCAACATGTTATAGGCGAGGATGGCCGTGATGACGAAGGGCACAGGGGTCAGCAGCCAGGGTGCGAAGCGGATGGAACGCACGTTGCTGACCTCCTGCAACAGCACCCCCCAGCTGGTGAGCGGCGGCCGCAACCCCAGCCCCAGCCAGCTCAGCGCCGTCTCCGCCAGGATCATGCCGGGAATGGCCAGCGTGGCGATGACGATGATATGACTCAAGGCGCCGGGGATCAGGTGGCGGAACAGGACCCGTCTATCGCTGGCCCCGAAACTCAAGGCCGCCAACACGTATTCCCGCTCGCGCAGGGAGAGCACCATGCCTCGCACCTGCCGGGCCAGCCCACCCCAGCGCACGATGGCCAGGATCAGCGTGAGCATAAAGTACACCCAGATCGGGGACCACTGCGGCGGGATCACCGCCGCCAGCGCCATGAAGAGCGGAATATCCGGGAACGCGGCCAGGAACTCCGTCACGCGCTGGACGAACATATCGATCGCGCCGCCGTAATACCCGGAGATGGCGCCCAACACCGTCCCCAAGAGGATCGTCATGATCTGCCCCAACAGGCCGATCAACAGGGACAGGCGGCCGCCGTATATGATCCGGGAGAAGAGATCACGCCCCAGGCGATCCGTGCCGAACAGGAACACGTGCGCCTCCGGATCGTTCGGGTCGGTGCCGAAGAGATGGATATCCATCGGGATCAACCCGAGCAGCTTGTACGGCTCGCCGCGCACGAAGAAATAGATGGGGTACCGCTTGGACGTGTCCACCACGTACGTGCGCTTCCGCAGCACCGGATCGATCTTCTTCTCCAGACCGTACACGAAGGGCCGCAGGTGGAACTTCCCCTCCGTATCGACGAAATGAATCCACTGCGGCCGAGCCTCCAGGTAATCCGACTTATGCTCCAGGAGATACGGGGCGAAGAACTCGGCGAACAGCGCGCACACGAAATAAAAGGACAAAACGATGATCGCACCCACGATGGCCAGCCTATTCCGCTTAAACCGCCACCATACCAGGTTCCAATAGCTCTGCTTGATCTGCTTCTTGGGGCGCCCAGTGGTCTCAGGCGACTCGTTCACAGTCATCACGCTTTCCCTCCAACAGTACCAGCCGGTGATTCACCAACAGCAGGCCCATCCACAAAGCCGCCGTTGCGATGCCATCCACCCATCACTCAAGTCGGATGCGCGGGTCGGCCCAGGCGAGCATCAGGTCAGCCAGCAAGTTGCCGATGAGCAGGAAGATGGTATAGAAGACCAGCCCCGTGCCAGCCAGGTACATGTCCTGCGTTTGAAGCGCCGTCACGAACAAGGGCCCCGTTGTGGGCAAGTTGAGCACCATGGCGACCAACGCGTTGCCGCCGATGATGCTGGGCAGCGCCTCGGATCCCAGGATGACGATCAGCGGGTTGATGGCCACCCGCACGGCGTGCTTCCACACGACGGTCCGGTTGGGCAGACCACGGGCCCGCGCCGCCTCCACGAAGGGCTGCCCCAATGTATCCAACAGGTTCCCCCGCATGATGCGGATCAGGCCGGCCGCGCCGGTGACGCTGCCGATCAACGCCGGGATCCATAAATGCTTCAGCAGATCGATCACCTTCCCCAGGCTCCACGGCGCGTCCTGATACTCGCGAGAGAAGAGCCCGCCGATATCCTGCTTCAAAATCACGGCGGCGAAGAACAAGACGATAAGAGCCAAAAGGAAACCAGGCGTGCCCAGGCCAATGAAGCTGATCGTGGTGAAGATCTGATCCCCCACGGAGTACTGGTTTACGGCCGAGTAAACGCCCACAGGGATCGCGATGATCCAGGTGATCGC
It contains:
- a CDS encoding ABC transporter ATP-binding protein; this translates as MSEPLVEVRDLKVQFDVREGIIKAVDGVTFDIKRGQTLGVIGESGCGKSVTARAILNMVPRPGKIVGGEILYYRRSQDNGSEITETVNLVELDPDGQEIRSIRGGEIAMIFQEPMSSLTPVYTAGAHIIEAVTLHRLVPVRKVGSQMTEAIQAYRHVSKQEAREIAIEMLRKVGIPNPTERVDSYPHQLSGGQRQRVMIAIALSCQPDMLIADEPTTALDVSIEAQILDLMRDLQEEVGMAIMFITHNLGVVAEMAQEIVVMYLGKVVERADVVKVFYEPKHPYTRALLESIPHLGKKRRQRLASIKGMVPDPFHLPTGCLFHPRCPDFMPGKCDRVEPEWLEVEEGHWVKCLLYEGE
- a CDS encoding ABC transporter permease; this translates as MTVNESPETTGRPKKQIKQSYWNLVWWRFKRNRLAIVGAIIVLSFYFVCALFAEFFAPYLLEHKSDYLEARPQWIHFVDTEGKFHLRPFVYGLEKKIDPVLRKRTYVVDTSKRYPIYFFVRGEPYKLLGLIPMDIHLFGTDPNDPEAHVFLFGTDRLGRDLFSRIIYGGRLSLLIGLLGQIMTILLGTVLGAISGYYGGAIDMFVQRVTEFLAAFPDIPLFMALAAVIPPQWSPIWVYFMLTLILAIVRWGGLARQVRGMVLSLREREYVLAALSFGASDRRVLFRHLIPGALSHIIVIATLAIPGMILAETALSWLGLGLRPPLTSWGVLLQEVSNVRSIRFAPWLLTPVPFVITAILAYNMLGDGLRDALDPYGSR
- a CDS encoding ABC transporter permease, coding for MLTYLIRRVAYALIMVVLVSFVGFLIIDLPPGDFLTQKLAELEARGDRSAELRIAEYRARYGLDKPLLTRYWIWASHFIKGDFGESFQYERPVSDLLSQRLMLTAVLAIATLAITWIIAIPVGVYSAVNQYSVGDQIFTTISFIGLGTPGFLLALIVLFFAAVILKQDIGGLFSREYQDAPWSLGKVIDLLKHLWIPALIGSVTGAAGLIRIMRGNLLDTLGQPFVEAARARGLPNRTVVWKHAVRVAINPLIVILGSEALPSIIGGNALVAMVLNLPTTGPLFVTALQTQDMYLAGTGLVFYTIFLLIGNLLADLMLAWADPRIRLE